AGCCGCCCGGTTGAGATCGAACGATTTTACTCGCCGCAACCGGACGGCTCGCGCCGCGGGCGCTACCAAAGAAAATGGCACGACCGAGTTTGAACTACAGCGATTCCAAGAACCAACTGACGCGTCTGCTGAATTCGTAGGGATTCATGCCAATTACCTCTTCGAAATCGGCTCGCCGTTCGTCGCGTTGATAGGTGACAAAGGGACGCCGCATCGCGGTGTGCTTCAAGATGGCGGCGAATTCGCGTGGTTGTCGTTCGGCTAGATAGAACATCATCGCCCACGCGACTGAGTAGGCATCCATGACGTGGTCTTCGTCGGCGAACATTTCGTCGCCGCTGACGAGATTCATGACGGCTTGAGCGAATTCGGGGTTGTTCTTGCCCGGATACGATTTTTTCAAGACTTGCAAACTGTCTTCGTTGGCTCGCTGGCGACGCAGCGACGCGGTTGTTGATGTGGTTACCGCCGCTGGTTCGAACAGTTGTCCAATCCCTTCGGTGATCCATTTCGGAGTGTCGTTCAAACGACTGTGCACCCCGGTGTTGAACGCCGATTGATGGGCCGCTTCGTGACGCACCGTAGCGATGATCGAGGTCAGATGCCCACCGTCATGCGTCATCACGCGGTTGCTGTTGTTGGAATAGATGCCGGCAACTCGAGAGACATCAATCTTCTGTTTTTTGAATTCGTCGTACATTGCGCCGCGATCAGGAAACACGATGGCGACCATCGGGAATCGGCCTTGGCGAACATTGACCCCCCGTTTGCTCATGTAGGAAACAAAACCGCGGTGCGATTGCTCGAATAATTTTGCCCAGCGGTCGCCTCGCCCGAGTGGCTGGACCACTAAGAAATTCTGGGTCGCAACGACTTCAAAATCCTTGCCAAATTCGGCGCGGAGTTGATTGCGTAGCTCGGGTGCGGAAAGCGGTTCGTATTGCCCTTCGAGCGATTTGAATTTTGTCTCGGGTTGCAGCGGGTCGATCGAATGCAGCCATCCGTCGCGGCCCATGACGACAATTTCGCTTGCGAGTGAAACAAGCGGAATGCCTCGCTGCAGCCGTCCCGATTCCGAAAATTCGATCAATCCACTGACTTGGGCGGTTGCCGAATCACAGACAAACGCCGGCATCAGCGAGAGAAACGCAAGGGTTACAACGCGTGTTGGCGAGCAAGCCATCAATTCGATCCTGTCAGTACACTGAGGGTAAGCGAGCAGTGCAAAGGTAGGTTAGAATCGAGACGATGCCCACAATCGTCTTGGGGGATGCAGGAGCTTCGTTCATTCAACGGTAACGATAATGATGATCAAAACAATCGTGATGGTTCTTCAGCGTGGCGGTCTGGGGATCGTTTTGGCCTTGTCGATCTCGTTGCAGGGGCAGTGCCAAGACACGACTAACGATCTGAAGTCGGATGTTCTGCAGTGGGTCGACGAGCTCGATGCTTCGAGTTTGGCCAAACGCAAAGCCGCTGAGAATGCGTTGATCAAAGCGGGACCCGACGTGCTGCAGTATCTGCCTGAGAACAAGGTAGGGATGTCGATCGAAGCGTCCGAGCGGTTGACGCGAGTTCGCAAGGCGTTGTTTTCGCTGCGTACGCAAAGCGAGGTGAAATCACTGGGAGTTTCCATCCGCCTAGGGGATGCTGAAACCGTTGGCGAAGCGTTTGAAGCGATCAGCCGCGACAGCGGAATTGAGTTTGAATTCGACGGGGATGAATCGACGCCGATCCAAGCGGTCGCCACCCCCCTTCCCTTTTGGCATGCCGTCGACTTGGTTCTTGATCAAGCTGATTTGGACATTAATTTCTACGGCGGAGACCGCGAGACACTGCAAATCGTCCGGCGTGAGCCTGAGCGGCCTTCACGCGTCGATTCGGCCGCCTACGCTGGCGTTTATCGGATCGAACCGACCTCGGTGAATTCTCGTCGCGTGTTGAATCGTCCTAAGCTCAGCGCACTGAATATCAGTATGGAAATTAGCTGGGAACCCAAAACGACACCGATCGGATTGACCATCCCGATCGCTCAATTGCGAGGCAAACTCGATGACGGTGCAATGCTGAAACCTCAAGAGTCCGGCGAGACCATCGACGTTGCCACCAATAGTGAAATTGCCTTCAGCGAATTCTATTTGCCGATGCAGTTGCCTGCGGGCCAGCCACAGAAAATTGAATCTCTCTCGGGCGTCATCAAAGCCATCCTGCCTGGTAAACGTCAAACGTTCGAGTTGCCTTTGGCTGAACCGGGCAAGGACGTCAAGCTTGATGCCATGCAGGTGACGCTCGAACAGGTGCGAAAGAATGGACCGATTCATGAAGTCCGAGTCGGCGTCACGCTGGACGATGCCGGACGCTCACTGGAAAGTCATCGGCAATGGATCTTTGAAAACAGCGCTTATGTCAAACGCGCCGACGGTTCTCGGGCCGACCATCTTGGTTACGAGGTCTACCGGCAAACCGCCAACGGAGTCGGGATCGGATACCTGTTTGATCTTGGCGATTCGGTAGGCGAATCGTTGCTCATTTACGAATCGCCCACCGCGGTGGTGTCTAACGAAGTTTCATTTGTTTTGCAGGACATCATGCTGCCATGATCAGTTTTCCCAAAATTGCTTACCCGTTTCTCGTTGCACTCGTCGTGGTTTGCCCCGCGACGTTTGCCGAAGACCCATGGAAGCCGGAGGATCCATTCGCCGCGATCAATGGAGAACCGATTTTTCTTGGCGAGCTCAATTTGGTGCTCGTCCAGCGGGTCGGCGTGGATAAGTTCAATCGGTTGGACATGCGTGTCAAACAAGCGGCTGCCGCGTTATTGGTGCGTCGTCATCTCGCGCTTCGTGCACTGCATCAACAAGGTGGCGAGGCGCTAGCGGCAATCGTGGATCGCCAAATGGACGCGTTAGAGAATGAATTGAAGCGACGCGGCAGCGATCTTTCGCAGTATGCAAAGGAACGACTATCTACGGAGAAAGCAGTGCGTGATGATTTAGATTTCAATATCTCGTGGCGCCAATATCTAAAAAGCCGCTTGACCGAGGCCAACTTGGAACGCTTCTTTGAAAGTCGCAAAGCAACTTACGGTGGTGGACGTTGGGAAGTATCGCAAATTTTCGTTTCGGTCGACCCCGCGGATTCCGAGGCGGTGCAAAGCGTCCACAACAGCCTGAGTGAACTCGTTAGCGAAATTCGTGCTGCTGACGACGTCAACCAAGCGTTCGCCGCAGCCGCACGTGACCACAGCGATTCGGTTTCCGCGGGCGATGGCGGATCGATGGGGTGGGTGGAAAAGGATGGTGATTTGCCGACCAAGGTCATGCAGGCGGTGCGGTCGACGAAACCGAACGAGGTCAGTGATCCGGTGCTCAGTCCCTTGGGGATGCATGTCGTGTTGGTGCACCAATTCGAGGAAAAACCAATCAAATTCAGCGATTTAAGTGATGTCGCACCGGTGCGACGTGATGCCGCCAACGCACTGTTGGACTATCTAATCCAAACGCAGCAGGATGCACGAGTGAGTTGGTTGATCAAGTCGCTTGAACCCCCAGCGATGGACGTGACGTCGCCTGATGCTGCAAGCGTCGGTAATTAGCCTGGTTGAAACAACGGACGTCCGAGATGTCCGCTGAGAATCCTTTCGCCTCGGACCCTATCGATCTGTGAATCGTCCCTCGAACACCTCGCACGAGAAAGCTGATTCGATCGGACGATGGTGGACACGCGTGGAAGCACATGAAATCAAATGTGTCGTGTGGGCGTTTACGTGGTTCTTTTTTATTCTGCTTAGCTATTTCACGATTCGTCCCATACGCGAGACGATGGGAATCGAAGGGGGAACCGGAAAACTGCCCCATCTGTTTCTGATCACGTTTCTGGCCATGCTGGTTGCCGTTCCGGTCTACTCCGCCGTGGTCGCCCGCTTGCCTCGACGCTGGTTAGTGCGCGTGGTGTATCACTTCTTTGCGGGCTGTCTGTTGCTGTTTTGGAGCCTGTTGCAAGTCGAATCCGAAATCGTTCGCATTTGGACAGCACGTGTCATCTTTATCTATATCAACGTCTTCGCATTATTTGCGACAAGCGTATTTTGGAGTGTGTTGGCCGATCTGTTTCGCAGCGACCAAGCGAAGCGGTTGTTTGGACTTATTGCCGCCGGAGGCACGTTGGGGGCGATCACGGGATCGTTTTTAACTTCGATGTTGGCAACCCGGCTTTCGACCGATTCGCTGTTGCTGATCCCCGCGGTGCTGCTCGAGCTGGGATTGGCGTGTGCGTGGCGTCTCGAGCTGAGCTCGTATCGATTGGTGGACACCGACGAAGTGGGGACGTCACAGACGACTCGAACGACAGCCATGAATCCAACCGGTGGCGGACTGTGGACCGGAATCACCGAGGTGTTGAGTTCCGGCTACTTGGCGTCGATCTGCTTGTTTCTGTTTTTGATCCAAGCGTTTGCAACGCAGTTGTATCTGCAGCAGGCCGATATCGTGAATCACGCGATCGAATCACGCGAGGCGCGAACCGCCTTCTTTGCCAAAATCGACTTGGGGACTCAGCTATTGACGTTGTTGTTGCAAACTACCGTGGCCGGAGCGATTCTCAGGCGTCTCGGTATCAGCGTGGCGCTGTCGGTGCTGCCACTGATCTACATGTGCGGTTTTGCTGCTTTGGCAAGCATGCCAACGCTTGGGGTGCTGATGGTGGTCATGGTTTGCACACGCGCCGGAGCCTATGGCATCACCGTACCGTCTCGAGAGGTTTTGTTTACCGTGGTGAGCCGCGAACAGAAGTACAAATCAAAAAGTTTTATTGATACGGTCGTGCTGCGTGGCGGTGACGCATTGTCGAGTCAATTGTTTGGATCGCTGCAAAAGCTCGGAGCCAGTCTAGTGGCGATGAATTGGTATGCTGTGCCGTTGACCGCGGTGTGGTTGATGATTGCATGGCGGCTCGGCCGCAGCCAAGAACGACGGGCAAAACGTTAGAATGTCAAACGATGGGACGTTGGCCAAAGTCGATTTCCCTGCGAACCGTAATCGCCCCATTGATTCGGAATAGGTGGGAAGCTTTGCCTAGATCAAAGTGGAAACTCTTCCGAGGTCCCAACGATTTCGATATCCTTGTCGGCCACGAAGATTTCGAGCAAATCTTCGTGCAGTTGATGAGTCCACGGCGCGGTGTCGATAAAACGCATCTTCTTCCAACTCCAATTACGCAGCCCGCTGGTTCCTTCGGTACAAGCAAAATCGGTAGGCTGATGATCTTTGCTTTCGTTTTCTGCGAGATTCGCTGAATAGATGCAGACGCCAAATTTGAAAGGGACGGGTTGGTTGGGCCCCGATTTGATTTCGACCCACCACCCCCAATCTTCGCAGCACACAAAGGGGGTCTGGTAATCGCGATCGGCCAATTTGTGTTGTAAGTATTCCGCTAACGCTTTGCCATACATCCCTTCGTTAGCGAGTTCTTCTTGTTCACCCGGAAGGATCGGAAATTTGTTCGAGCGGATATGGATAAAACGGTTCATGCGGGACTACAGCCCATTGAAAGTTGCCGATTTCATTCGGTCTCGGTCGTCTCGGTTTCGAGCGGCCGTTTTGCCAACCAATACCGACGTGTTTGCTTTGTCAAAACTGCAATCACCAACAACAGCCACAGCAACGATCCAAGCAACACCAACCCCGGGGCAGCTTGATTCGCTGCTTCGCCACTAAGGAAAGCAAACACGGTGCCGATCAATGTCGCTGCGGACATCAGTGCCATGGGGGCAAAGATCAGCCATACGCCCGTCAAGATCAGCAGCGAAGGTTTCGCGGATGCCAACGCGCTGTATTTTGGAACAAAATTATCGTGCCACACGTCTTGATTAAGACGTTCTGACAGAGGGACGTAACGTTCTTGTTCTTTTGCTGACATCAACTACTTCCACGACGTATGGAAAAATAGAGACTCATGCTGCGAGCATCTGTTTGAATCGAGGGATTCTACCCCTGCCATTGTATGGGTACTCGAAAAAAGGTTCCAGTGCGAATGGATGTGGATCAAGTGGGCGTTTGGCATCGCGAATGATACGAGCCTCGGCGCGTCAACGCCGGTTGCCTTCGACACCAAACAGCGACACCAAACAGCGAGATCACACGAGTCGTGAGCGAATCACTCCAGGGAGCGAAATGTTCAGTGGAGTTGAACATGAGGCCGTAAATACGTCCATTTAAAGTTATTGCGGCTACAAAGTTGATCGAAAGATTGATGTGGCACATCGCTTGCTTTGGTGTTTGCGGTGGGTGATGAATAGGACTATCACCCGACTTGCAAATCGCTCTTCGCGACCGCGAATGCGATTCACACGCGAATCGCACATTTCACTGAAACCAAGCCCTACTAAACGATGATGAACCCTCCGACTCTTGCTGTGACTCGTTCCGATGCACTGAGGTTGAAAACGCTGCTCAATAGCGAATTTGTGATCGCAATTGGGGGCGAACGCACGCATCTGAGCGAATTTAAGGACCGGCTAGAACGAGCCATGGTGCTGGAATCGCAAGACATCATGTCGGACGTGATCACGATGAATTCGACCGTGCGGATGCTGGACTTGGATCTGAACGAGTCCGAAACTTACACGCTTGTTTATCCCGAAGAAGCCTGTATCTCTGAAGGGAAACTCTCGATTCTTTCTCCCTTGGGGACAATGATTTTCGGATGTCGTGTAGGCGAAGATGTGACATGTCGTGTGCCGGGACGCGTCAATCGAAAACGGATCGAAAAGATCACGTTTCAGCCGGAACGCGTCGGTGCCTTTAATTTGTAACGCCAGTTTTTCGCGTCAGTTTGTTTGCGCGAACGCTATTCGGACAAGCCTTGGCGAGAGCGAAGCCGGGCGATCATCGCGATGGCGGACGCTGCAAGCAAGAGCGTGCTAAAGACAAAGTACCCAATCACGACCAATAGGTTTCCGGCGTTGGCGACCTCCTCATCATTGTCGATCAGGTTGCCGTCAAGCGGCAGCGAAAAGGCTGCCGAGAAGGGACTGGTCACGCCAAGCCACTGGGCCCGTGCGACCAATTCGACGGGGAATTCCAGGATCGTCATCAGCGAGACAATTGCGGGCGGACCGACATACAGCGATAGCAGCACAATGTAAGTCGACATCAGTGCGATCGACGTTTTTCGCTGGAACAGCGAACACAATTGCGCGATGGTGGCGTTGACCAGGCAAACCATCAAGACAATCGCAAACATGCCTAACACGCTCGCCCAATTGGTCCAATAACTGTAATTCAGCACGCCGCCAAGCAGCAGTGGCCAAAGCAGAAAACAGGTTAGGACAGCGGAGATGCGGAAGCCAACGATAAATTTGCCCCACAAGATTTGACTGGGAGTCAAGGTGGTCGTTAACAGCAAATCGAGTGTTTGCCGTTCTCGTTCACTGGTCATCGAGCCTGCTAAAAAGACGGGGCCGACCAGCATGTTGAAAACGATCACATACACCGAAAACCATGCAATCTTTTCGTCCATGTAGAACAGGAACACCCCCATCATCGGGATCGCCAACAGCATGCTGATTTGGATCACCAGCCGCAGCATCAAGGTTCCTTGGGCAAAGATTTCGCTATGGATTTCTTTGTCGTAGACCGGATTCGCTCCATCGGCCATCAGCTCGGATTTCTTGGGGGGCGCGAACAGTCGATCGGGAAACTGGTCGGGCTGGATCACTAGCCCCACTGCTTCTTCGGCCTCACGCTCTAAATCGATCACTTCCTTGCCTTCGCTACCCACGTCCGGTGGGTAAAGCATTCGTCCAGCGGCAGCCGCGCACATCAAAATCACCGCGGACAACGCGAACGCGGGGATCACCAGCAGCGCAAGTTTTAACCGCAATTCGCCTTGTCCTTCGAGCGACGCCCAAAACAGAATCGCTCCGATCACCAACGGCAAAATGAACAGGTAGCTGACGACCAACGAGCTGCTGGTACGCGAGAAATAGCTGCTGCAAAAGACCCCGATCGCGCCGAACAGAATCACCGAAACGATCAGCCCCAAATAGGCCGCCAAGACTTCGTAAACACTGACGCCGCCCAGCGGAAGGCAGAGCACGATGATCGGCAGCGAGGCTAGGATCAGCATGCCTAGGTGCGTCAAACTCGCCACCATCTTGCCAAACACGATCGCGCCGGGACGCAGTGGGCTGGCCAACAGCATCTCGTAGGTATGGCGTTCTTTTTCGCCCGTGATGGTTCCGGCTGCAAAGCTTGGCGCCATCAGTGATGCGATCACGTATTGACCGAGAAAAAACAGATTGACCAGCTTCGTGGCCGATGGCGGGCTAATTGTCAGATCCAACCGTTGTTCACTCGGCCATGCCATCAACACAACCGCCGCGAGTAGCAGCTGGTAGAGTCCGAGCAGCAAGAATGCACGATTGGTACGCAGGTTTCCCAGCAATTCACGTTGCAGAACCGGATTTTCAAAAACGTACATGGTCGGTTGATTCGAGCGATATGGAATTACAGTGGCGTCTTGGACGGTTCGCCTGCTTGTTCGCGGACATAGGTTGGAACTGCGTAGCCCGGCAAACGGCTGCGGATACGGTTGATGAGTTCCAATCCCTGCTCAACCGGTACTTCAAAGTGCTTGGTTCCCCGTACGCGATCGAGTTGGTGCAAGTAATAGGGCTGGACACGGTGATTGACCAATTTCATACACAGATCCACCAGCGATTGTTCGTCATCGTTCACGCCACGCAGCAGGACCGCTTGATTCAACACCGGGATTCCCGCGTCGACAAGCATTTCCATCCGAGCGATCACCGACGAGTCTAACTCATTGGCATGGTTACAGTGCACGACGAACCAAACCGCCGAGCGAGTTTTCTTCAGTTTGCTGCATAGCGCGGCGGTGACGCGTTGTGGGATCACGATCGGCAATCGCGTGTGAATCCGAATGCGACGAACATGCGGGATCGCATCGATGCGGTCGATCAGATCAAACAGTTTTGCGTCGGTTAACGTCAACGGGTCGCCACCGCTGAGGATGACCTCTTCGACATCCGAGTGAGCTTGGATGTATTGAATCGCCGGAGCCCAATTTTCGCGCCGCGAGCCCGCTTGTTGGTAGGGAAATTCGCGGCGAAAACAGTAACGGCAGTGAACCGCACAGACGCCCGAAGCGATCAGCAGGACACGGCCGTCATACTTGTGAATCACCCCTCCGGCGGCTAGTGAGTCGAGGTCTCCGACCGGATCAGAGACGAAATGGGGATCCGCAACCAATTCGTCGCCGCGTGGCAGCACCTGCCGAAGCAGCGGGTCGGCGGGGTCGCCGACGGCCATTCGGCTCAAAAATTCCAGCGGGACGAAGGTCGGAAACGTCTCGAGATGCTCAGCAAAGGTGTCGGCGGGCAGCTCAAGTCGCTCAAGCAGCTGTTTTCCGCTGCGAATCGCGTTGCGAATCGCGGTTTGCCAATCGACTGCCGCGTGATCGGGGGGCGAGACCGAGGCGGCGAAAAGCTGCTCAGGACGGGGCGGGACAAGAACCCGAGATCGCGTTAGAATCTGGTCCGGTTGCTCCTGAGACTGGGGGGCTGAGCCGTGCTGCGGTTCAGCCGGCACGGGATTGAACTTGTCCGATTTGCCGGGGGAAGTGTCCTGGATCATTCAGTTTCTAGTGGCTGCAACCAATCAAATAATCAAAATCCCCATCCCTCGAAAACATTGACTCGTAAAGACGGGACCATCGTCTATGGCTACTTATAACACAAGTGACTTCCGCAAAGGACTTAAGGTCCAAATTGATGGTGAACCTTACATCATGACGGAAATGATGTTTGTCAAACCAGGCAAAGGCAATGCACTTTACAAATGCAAACTGAAAAATCTGATCCGCGGAACCTCGCTTGATCGCACCTACAAGGGGGGCGATTCGCTCGAGTCGGCCGACGTGGAAACGACCGAGGTACAGTTCCTGTATCGTAGCGGCGAAGACTACGTTTTCATGCATAACGAGTCGTTCGAGCAGTTCGAAGTGACCAGCGATGTTGCCGGTGACATTTGGAAGTACTTGAAAGACGGCATGACTTGCACAATGACGCTGTACAACGGCAACGCCATCATCGTCGAACCGCCGAATCACGTTGAATTGTCGGTGATCGAGTGTGTCCCGGGGGCTAAAGGCGACACCGCTACCAACGTGACCAAGCCCGCCAAGGTGGAAACCGGGGCCGAGTTCAACGTGCCTGGGTTTATCAAAGAAGGCAACGTGATCAAGATCGATACACGCTCGGGCGAATATATCGAACGAGTCAGCAACTAAGTTTGCCATTCGGCTTGAAGTTCACGATCGTGGTGTAGCGAAAGTCGCCAAGACTTTCGGCAGCGGTCGCGGCGTGCCTCGATCCTGTCGATTTTGCCTTCAATAGCTCGTCGATCGAGCTTATTTCAGTGGAGGGATTGCGGTGGTGCCCCGAGGGATTGCCGCCGCGACTCTTGCTGGTCCTTTCTTTGGGTCGCTCCCGCTTAAAAAACTCTCCATTTTATTGCCTATGAATTGAACGCATCGCTGCGTTTTTTCGGATAACTGCCATGGTCAACACGCTCTTCCTTCCTGAATTACGAGAAATGTTGGCCGAGCAAAATCGGGCGGAACTCGAAGAGTTCTGCACGACGCTGAACCCGGGGCGAACGGCAGAGTTCATGGAGGGGCTTTCCAACGAAGAGGCGTGGGAAGTTCTGCAATTTGCCGAGCCCTCTCGTCGCTCAGAGATCTTTGGCTACTTCAGCGAAGAACGCCAATTGGAGATGCTTCGCGATCATGATCCGTCGCAAGTCGCCGCGCTGGTCGAAGAAATCCCGGCGGACGATCGCGTTGACTTGATCCAAGAATTGTCGGACGAACGCGTCCAAGAAATTCTGCCGCTGCTGCCGGTCCAAGATCGCCGCAATATCCAGCGTCTTCGCTCGTACCAAGGCGAGACGGCGGGCGGTTTGATGACGACCGAGGTGGCCAAGCTTGGCGAAAAATTGAATGTCCGCGAGGCGCTCGATGAGCTAGGACGTCAGGCCAGCCAACTCGAAACGATTTACTACTTGTATGTGGTCGATGACGATGATCTGCTTCGCGGGATCGTCTCGACACGGCAATTGGTTTCGTCGTTGGCCCATCCTGAAATCACGCTTGGTGACATGATGGAAACCGACGTCGTTGTCGCCAACGTGACCGAGGATCAAGAGTCGGTCGCTCACAAGGTCGAGCGGTTCAATTTACTGGCCATTCCCGTGGTCGATGCCAATCGCCGATTGCTCGGAATCATCACGCATGATGATGTGATCGATGTGGTTCGTGAGGAATTGACCGAGGACGCCCAGCGAATTGCCGCCGTCGCCCCATTAGAGGACGACTTTCTTCGCATCGGCTTGCTGACGTTGTCGTGGAAGCGAGGAATCTGGTTGACGATTCTGTTTTTCGCGGCGTTGTTGACCGCGTTTGCGCTGCGTCACTACGAGGAAGAGTTGCAGCAATTCGTTTGGTTGGTTTGGTTCATCCCGCTGATCATCAGTGCAGGTGGTAATTCGGGCAGCCAATCTGCGACCTTGGTCATCACCGCGATGACAAGCGGCCAAGTCAAATTCCGTGATTGGCACCGCGTCTTGATTCGCGAAAGCGTCGTGTCGCTGTTGCTGGGAAGTTTCTTGGCACTGATCGGTTTTGCGGTCGCAATCTTTGTGGCTCCTTCGTTTCACGATGCACTGGTCATTCCGATCACCTTGTTGGCGGTCATCGTTTGTGGCTGTTTGTGTGGCGCGACGCTGCCGATTGTTTTCAAACGAGCCGGGTTGGACCCGGCGTTGATGAGCAATCCGTTTGTCGCGGGAATCGTCGACATCATGGGGATCGTGATCTACATCAATGTCGGCCGCATTCTGCTTGGCTAGTATCTGCGATCGGGAAGCTTGCGGGACTTATTCGTGGTCAATGGTGGTGACTTCTCCCGCGGATAACTACAATGAGGATGTTATCTCCCCACCCGTCGTCCCCCCGAAATTCTCAAGGCCAATAATGACGCTTGCGCGACAATTCTTTACGGCTCTCACCCTCACCCTCACCGCGTTCACGCTTCAGCCGATTTGTGCTGAAGATTCGGTGTTCGTCGAAGCGGAAAGCTTCGCTCAGCCCGGTGGTTGGAAGCTCGATACCCAATCGATCATGACGATGGGATCGCCCTACATGATCGCCCATGGGCTGGGGAAACCGGTCGAGGATGCGACGACGACCGTCGAGTTCCCAAGTACGGGGACGTACCACGTATTCGCTCGCACCAAGGATTGGGTTGCTCGTTGGGACGCCCCTGGTGCTCCTGGTAAATTTCAAATTGCGGTGAACGGTAAAACGCTTGACCACACGTTTGGAACCAAAAACGCGGAATGGTTTTGGGAGGCCGGTGGGACGATTGAAATCGACGACACCAAAGCGACCGTGGCATTGCAGGATTTAACTGGATTCGACGGTCGCTGCGACGCGATTTATTTTTCGAAATCGGGCGCCGAGCCGCCAAATAAATCGACGGTGCTTGGCCCATGGCGACGCAAGCAACTTGGTTTGGGCGACACGCCCACCGAAAAGACCGGCTATGACATCGTTGTCATCGGTGGTGGCTACTCAGGCATGGGGACCGCGATTTCGGCGGCCCGGATGGGATGCAAAGTGGCGTTGGTACAGAACCGTGGCGTGTTGGGCGGAAACGGTTCGAGTGAGATTCGTGTTTGGGCTATGGGACACGTGCGCCGTGGAAATTATCCGCGTGTGGGCGAAATCGTCACCGAGTTTTCCGATAACGCCACGAAATCACCGGGAACCTACGAAGAATTCGAGGACGCCAAAAAAGAAGCGATCGTGCGGGCTGAGCCCAATATCGATTTGTTCTTGAATCATCACGCGTATGACGTCGAAACCAAGGACAACCAAATCGAAAGCGTGATGGCGTTTGATACTCGCACGGGCGATCAAATTCGCTTCGCGGGAACGCTGTTTGCCGATTGTACCGGGCACGCCACGATCGGATACCTGGCCGGTGCGGACAGCGAAATGACACCCGAGGGACGCATGGGCATGAGCAACATGTGGGCTTGGGACGAAGCCGACAGCCCTACCGAATTTCCGGAAACGCCCTGGGCATTGCAACTGAGCATGGACGATTTCCCCTATCCTCGTGACCACCACGGCCAATGGTTTTGGGAAAGTGGATTTGATAAGGATCCGATCAAACACGCTGAAGCGATTCGCGACTGGAATTTGCGAGCGGTCTACGGGGCGTTTAACGCGATGAAAAATGGCGATGGGGCGGACAAGCACAAAAACGCTTATCTGACTTGGGTCGCCTACATCGGTGGCCCGCGTGAGTCACGTCGTTTGCTCGGCGACATCGTGTTGACCCAAGACGATGTCGTCAACAAAGTCGCCTATCCCGACGGCTGCGTGCCAAGTACATGGTCGATCGACCTGCACTATCCGAAACAGCAATACGCTGAAAAATTCCCTGACAACCCGTTCATTTCGGTCGCGGTTCACGATCGACGGATCGATCGCAACTATGGTTATCCGGTTCCCTATCGTACGTTCTATTCGCGAAATATCTCGAATCTGTTTATGGCGGGACGCTGCATCAGTGTGACGCACGAAGCCTTGGGGACCGTGCGAGTGATGCGGACTTGCGGAATGATGGGCGAAGTTGT
The window above is part of the Novipirellula caenicola genome. Proteins encoded here:
- the epmB gene encoding EF-P beta-lysylation protein EpmB translates to MIQDTSPGKSDKFNPVPAEPQHGSAPQSQEQPDQILTRSRVLVPPRPEQLFAASVSPPDHAAVDWQTAIRNAIRSGKQLLERLELPADTFAEHLETFPTFVPLEFLSRMAVGDPADPLLRQVLPRGDELVADPHFVSDPVGDLDSLAAGGVIHKYDGRVLLIASGVCAVHCRYCFRREFPYQQAGSRRENWAPAIQYIQAHSDVEEVILSGGDPLTLTDAKLFDLIDRIDAIPHVRRIRIHTRLPIVIPQRVTAALCSKLKKTRSAVWFVVHCNHANELDSSVIARMEMLVDAGIPVLNQAVLLRGVNDDEQSLVDLCMKLVNHRVQPYYLHQLDRVRGTKHFEVPVEQGLELINRIRSRLPGYAVPTYVREQAGEPSKTPL
- the efp gene encoding elongation factor P; translated protein: MATYNTSDFRKGLKVQIDGEPYIMTEMMFVKPGKGNALYKCKLKNLIRGTSLDRTYKGGDSLESADVETTEVQFLYRSGEDYVFMHNESFEQFEVTSDVAGDIWKYLKDGMTCTMTLYNGNAIIVEPPNHVELSVIECVPGAKGDTATNVTKPAKVETGAEFNVPGFIKEGNVIKIDTRSGEYIERVSN
- the mgtE gene encoding magnesium transporter; protein product: MVNTLFLPELREMLAEQNRAELEEFCTTLNPGRTAEFMEGLSNEEAWEVLQFAEPSRRSEIFGYFSEERQLEMLRDHDPSQVAALVEEIPADDRVDLIQELSDERVQEILPLLPVQDRRNIQRLRSYQGETAGGLMTTEVAKLGEKLNVREALDELGRQASQLETIYYLYVVDDDDLLRGIVSTRQLVSSLAHPEITLGDMMETDVVVANVTEDQESVAHKVERFNLLAIPVVDANRRLLGIITHDDVIDVVREELTEDAQRIAAVAPLEDDFLRIGLLTLSWKRGIWLTILFFAALLTAFALRHYEEELQQFVWLVWFIPLIISAGGNSGSQSATLVITAMTSGQVKFRDWHRVLIRESVVSLLLGSFLALIGFAVAIFVAPSFHDALVIPITLLAVIVCGCLCGATLPIVFKRAGLDPALMSNPFVAGIVDIMGIVIYINVGRILLG
- a CDS encoding FAD-dependent oxidoreductase, whose translation is MTLARQFFTALTLTLTAFTLQPICAEDSVFVEAESFAQPGGWKLDTQSIMTMGSPYMIAHGLGKPVEDATTTVEFPSTGTYHVFARTKDWVARWDAPGAPGKFQIAVNGKTLDHTFGTKNAEWFWEAGGTIEIDDTKATVALQDLTGFDGRCDAIYFSKSGAEPPNKSTVLGPWRRKQLGLGDTPTEKTGYDIVVIGGGYSGMGTAISAARMGCKVALVQNRGVLGGNGSSEIRVWAMGHVRRGNYPRVGEIVTEFSDNATKSPGTYEEFEDAKKEAIVRAEPNIDLFLNHHAYDVETKDNQIESVMAFDTRTGDQIRFAGTLFADCTGHATIGYLAGADSEMTPEGRMGMSNMWAWDEADSPTEFPETPWALQLSMDDFPYPRDHHGQWFWESGFDKDPIKHAEAIRDWNLRAVYGAFNAMKNGDGADKHKNAYLTWVAYIGGPRESRRLLGDIVLTQDDVVNKVAYPDGCVPSTWSIDLHYPKQQYAEKFPDNPFISVAVHDRRIDRNYGYPVPYRTFYSRNISNLFMAGRCISVTHEALGTVRVMRTCGMMGEVVGKAASVCVRHDCTPRDVYGKYWSEMDELLKLPGKARRDTVNAEIVVPDDALPLAPPTGLPTSGKGSGKSIDPAKISGLVIDDTQAKKTGSWSEGAGLPKFVGSHYLYGSGKNASIRFEFAAPAHGKHQIMIAYQSHENRSDKVSVEVKTGDDVITKSVNMKVAPPVDDLFISLGTFDLKRGEDCAVTLSADGSGNVHADAIRVVPAK